The window GTCACGCCCTGGGGGCTGCTGATGGAACTCGTGGACCGGTCGCGCGTCGCCGATCCGCCCCCGCTGGTCGGACCGGCGGACTGGACCCGCCCGACAGAAAAGCCTCCAGAGAAGAGTGAGACCTCATGATCATCGCCGGACACACCCTCGGCACCCCGGGCCGCGACCTCGCCGAGGCCCTGAGCCTCTTCAAGGAGGCCGGGCTCGACGCCGCCGAAGTCATCTACCAGGAGGGCTACCCCGCCGCCATCGACCCGGCCGACCCGGGCAGTGCTCGGTCGGCCGTCGCGGCTGCTTCTGCTGCGGGTCTGCCGATCGTGGCCCTCACCCCGTACACCACCGCCATCAACAGCCTCGATCAGGGCGAATGGCAGGCCGGTGTCGACGAGTTCCGGGCCTGCATCGAGGCCGCGCAGCAGGTGGGCGCGAAGCGGGTGCGGGTCTATGCGGGTTCGTGGCACCCCGGCGATGCCGATGAGGCCGCGCGGTGGCTGAGGCTGGCGGCAGCACTCGAGACCCTCTCCGTCGACGCGGTGCACGCCGGTGTCGTGCTCTGCGTCGAGAACCACTTCGGCACGATGACTCAGACGGCGGCTGACACCGCGCGCCTGGTGAGGCAGATCGATGCGCCGTCCGTGCGGGTGCTCTATGACCAGGCGAATCTCACGTTCACTCACGACGAGGAGTGGAGGGCGGCCTTCGCAGTGCAGGGTGACCTGATCAGCCATGTCCACGTGAAGGACCTCGTGTTCAAGGACCCGGATGCTCCGTTCCGGGCATCCGACACCGCTCGCGTCAAGGCGGAGGAGCGGGCGGTCCGGTCACGGGTGGTGGGGGAGGGTGTGGTGCCCTGGGCCGAGATCGTGGGCGAGCTCGTGCGACGCGGGTACGACGACGTGCTCACGCTCGAGTACGAGTACCGCTGGCACCCTCAGGACCTCCCGGATCCTGAGATCGGATTCGCCCAGTCGGCGGCGGCGCTGCGCACCATCCTCGACTCGACGGTCGTAGCGAATGAGTACTGAACGGCTGCGCGTCGGGGTCGCCGGCGCCGGGAACATCGCGACCATCGCCCAGCTGCCCACCTTGGTCGCCCGGGATGACATCGAGCTGACCGCTCTCGTCACCCGCCGTGACGACCCCCAGCCGCTGATGCGGCGGTGGGGGTTCCGCAGCGCCTACCCGGCCGTCGAAGCGATGCTCGAGGCCGAGAACCTGGACGCGTTGTTCGTCCTGACTCCCCGCTCGGAGCATCTGGCCTCGACCCGGTCTGCGCTCGAAGCCGGGGTCGACGTCTTCTGCGAGAAGCCACTGGCCACCAGAGCCGAGGACGCCCAGGAGCTCGCCGAGCTCGCGGACCGCAGCGGCCGCATCCTCATGGTGGGCTTCAATCGCCGCTTCGCGCCTGTGTACGAAGCGGGACGGGCCGCCTTCGGTGAGAGCGGCGCGAGTTTCTGCGTCGCTCAGAAGAACCGCGCCGGGTCGGAATACCGGGCGACGTTCGAGAACGCCATCCACATGGTCGACCTCCTCCGCTGGTACTGCGGCGGCGAGCCCGTCGACGTGACGGCGCACGCCGCCGGTGACGACCCCTGGCAGGAGGACGGGCTGAGCGCCCTCGTCCGCTTCGACAACGGGCACACCGGTGTGCTGATGGCCGCTCGCAACGCCGGAGGCTGGAGTGAGAAGCTCGACGCCTACGGCGACGAGGTCACCGCTGCCGTCACGGCCCCGGACCGGGTGGCCGTCACCCGCGACGGTGCCACGACCGTGCGCGACATGTCGCCCGAAGCGTTCGGCTGGGCGACCGCGACCCAGACCTTCGGCTTCGCCGGAGCCGTGCACCACTTCCTCGACCGGGTGCGGGACCGCCGGGAACCCCTCACCTCGGGTGCCGAGGCCGCGAGGACCCAGCTGCTGCTGGACCGCATCCTCGCCGCAGCCGGTCTGCCGACCGAGGAGCAGCCAGGCCGGACTTGGGCGAGTTATGCCAAGAAGTGAGAAGGAGCAGACCGTGAAGGACCAGATCGTCGTCGTCACCGGATCCAACGGCGGCATCGGCGCCGCGATGGTCGAGGCCTACCTGCGCGCCGGCGCCACCGTCATCGGCGCCGATCGCGGTGACGAGGGCGTCGACGGCCTCGCCGCCTACTACCCGCTCGACGTCACCGAGGAGGCGGGGGTGGTCTCGGCCGTCGCCGACATCGTCGCGACGCACGGGCGCATCGACGCCCTCGTGCACGCCGCGGGCGTGCTCGGCGAGACCCCGGACCCGATGCGGACGAGCACCGCAGAGTTCGAGCGGATCATGTCGATCAACGCGACCGGCACCTTCACGATCGTGCGGGAGACAGCGCAGTCCATGCTGGACACGGGCGCCGCCGGCACGCTGCTGCTGTTCTCCTCGGTCGCGGCGAAGGAGGGGCGGCGCACCTACCTGCCCTACAACGCCAGCAAGATCGCCGTGCTCCACATCATGTGGTCGATGGCCCAGATCCTCGGCCCCTCCGGCATATCCGTCAATGCGATCACGCCCGGCCCTGTCGAGACGAACATGTGGACCCAGCTCGCCGACGCTGCGGGCACCGCGGTCGACTCGGCCGCCCGGGCGCGGGCGGAACGTGCGGCCCAGCTGCCGATGCAGCGCTTCGCTCAGCCTGACGAGGTCGCCCGTGCGGCGCTGTTCCTGACAGACCCGGCGAACCGGTACATCACCGGCGTCAGCCTCGACGTGGCGGGCGGGGCGCACCTCGGCATGGGCTCATAGCCTCCCGGGCTTCTCCATCGGCGGCCTCCTCCAGAACCGCCACGTCATGCCCCCGCTCACCCGCATGCGTGCGAGCGGATCGGGGGTGCCGGGGCAGATCATGGCCGAGCACAACGCGCAGCGCGCATGCAGGCCCGGCGTCAGCTCGCGCGTTCGACCGACGACGTCGTCTCCCCCTCTTAGACCACAGATTCTGTACACCTGTCCAGAACAGGCGTAGGGTCGAGGGCATGAGCGCTGCCGCCGGGTCGAACGAAGAGCTGCGGCGCGGCCTGCAGGAGTCGCTCGACCCCCGGGTCGCCCGCACCCGCACAGGCATCGCGGCGGCGGTGCACCAGCTCTCCGACGCCGGAGGGGAGCTGAGCGTGGCCGCCATCGCGCGCGCCGCCGGCATCAGCCGGGCCAGCTTCTACGCGCACTACGCGAGTCTCGACGAGCTCGCCGACACCCTCCGGCGCGACGCCTTCCTCGCCATCGCCGACCTCTACCAGAACGACGAGCGGCCCGACGCGATGCGCGCCTCGCAGGATCGCCTGGTCGCCCACTTCGCCGGCAACCGCGCGCTGTACGCGGCGGTCGGCGCGCTGCCGGTCACCAAGGAGGGCTACCTCGCGGGCGTGCGCGCCATGGCGGCGGTGATCGAGGAGGCGCTGCTCGAGCATCCGGCCCGCCCCGCGGAGCTCGCCCCCGAGCCCACCGCCCGCTACATCGTCGGCGCCGCGTACGGGCTGCTCGACGCCTGGATCGCCGGCGAGATCGTGCTCGAGGAGGAGGCGCTGGCCGACCATCTGACCCGCCTCCTGCCGAGCTGGTTCAGCGGCATCCGCTGACCCGAACCCGAAGAACGGGGGCGACTCCGAGAGCCGAGCCCCACCCGAAGAGAGGAACACCCATGAAGGCCACCCTGGTACGCGAGATCGGTGCAGGATTCGTCACCGAGGACGTCGAGCTCGCCGATCCGATCGGCCGGGAGGTGCTCGTCGACGTGAAGGCCTCCGGGCTCTGCCACACCGACCTCACCTATTCGCGCAACGACCTCGGCAGCCCGCTGCCCATGCTCCTCGGCCACGAGGTCGCCGGCGTCGTCGCCGCAGTCGGCCCCGGTGTCACCGAGTTCGCCGTGGGCGACCACGTCGTCGGCTGCCTGGTGCAGTCGTGCGGAAAATGCGAGGCCTGCCTCACCGGCCGCACCTTCCAGTGCGAGCATCCCGAGGCCACGCTGCGCACGGGCGACGAGCCCGCCCGCGTCAGCGACTCGCACGGCCACCGGGTCGAGCAGGTCTTCGGCCTCGGCGGCTTCGCGCAGCAGGCGCTGATCCACGAGAACCAGCTGGTCAAGGTCAGCGACGCCATCCCGTTCGCCCAGGCGGCGCTGCTCGGCTGCGGCGTGGTCACGGGCGCCGGCGCGGTCATCAACACCTCGAACACCCAGGCCGGCGATTCCGTCGTGATCATCGGCGCGGGCGGCGTGGGCCTCAACGCGATCAACGGTGCCGTCGTCGCCGGAGCCACGACGATCATCGCGGTCGACGTGGCCGACGACAAGCTCGAGAAGGCGAAGCGCTTCGGCGCGACCCACACCATCAACTCCACGAAGACGGATGCGGTGGCCGAGGTCATGGCCATCACCGGCCGGGGTGCGGATGCGGCCTTCGACTTCGTCGGCATCCCCGCCGTCACCGCCTCCGGTCTCGAGATGGTCCGCCCGGGCGGCGGTCTCTACCTGATCGGCATCATCGACCCGTCGGCGACGCTGCCGCTGCTGACGATCGGGCTGATCGGAGCGCAGAAGCGCATCCAGGGCGTGTACATGGGGTCGACGACGCCGAAGCACGACATCCCGCTCTACGCCGAGCTGTACCTGCAGGGGCGCTTCAACCTCGACGACCTGATGTCGCGCGAGATCGCGCTCGATGGCGTCGAGGCGGGGTACGAGCTGCTGAGGGATCCCGAGGTGACGCGGGTGGTGATCACCTCCGGGCTGAGCTGAGCGTCGCTCGGCCGAGGCGGGGCGAGGCGGGGCGGGCCGAGGCGGGGCGAGGCGGGGCGAGGCGGGGCGAGCTGGTCGGTCGAGTCGGGAAGGGTGCGCCGCCCGCCGGCGTTGACCCTGACATGACCGTTCCCCTCTCGATCCTCGACCTCGCCCCGATCGCACCCGGCGAGACCGCGCGCGACAGCTTCGCCGCCTCCGTCGCGCTCGCCCAGCAGGCCGAGACGAGCGGCTACCGGCGGGTCTGGTACGCCGAGCACCACAACATGGAGTCGATCGCGTCGAGCGCGACCGCGGTGCTGATCGCGCACGTGGCCTCGCAGACGTCGACGATCCGGCTCGGGGCCGGCGGCGTGATGCTGCCGAACCACGCGCCGCTGACGATCGCCGAGCAGTTCGGCACGCTCGAGGCGCTGCACCCCGGGCGCATCGACCTGGGGCTCGGGCGGGCACCCGGCAGCGACCAGGCGACCTTCCGGGCGCTCCGCCGCGACCCGGCCTCGTCGGAGCGGTTCCCTGAGGACGTGCTCGAGCTGCAAGGCTTCCTCGCCGGCGAGTCGCGCGTGCCCGGCGTGGGCGCCACACCGGGTGCCGGCTCGCGGGTGCCGCTGTACATCCTGGGCTCGTCGCTGTTCGGCGCCCGGCTCGCCGCCGCCTACGGGCTCCCCTACGCCTTCGCGTCGCACTTCGCTCCGGATGCTCTGCACGACGCCGTGGCGACCTACCGACGTGAATTCACCCCCTCCGAGCAGCTCGACCGGCCGCACGTCATCGCCGGGGTGAACGCGATCGCGGCCGACGACCGTGACGACGCCGAGCAGCAGTTCGCGCGCATGAAGCGTGCCCGGCTGATGATGCTGCTGCGCCAGAGCGGCCGCATCTCGCTCGAGCGGCAGTTCGGCGACGACGAGCTCGACTACCTGCTGACCACCCCGGCCGGTGCGCACGTCGCCACCATGACGACCTACACCGGCATCGGCACGGGTGCCGAGGTCGCCGACTACGTCGAGGACTTCGCGCGCGCGGCCGACGTCGACGAAGTGATCGTGGCGCACGCCTCCCTGGCGACGGACGCGCGGGTGCGCTCGGTCGAGCTGCTCGCCGACGCGCACGCCCGCGTCGCCGCCTAGGGCGGCCGGGCCGCCGGCTCAGCCTGAGACGCCCGCGTCGCCGCTAGCCGGCGCCACCCGGGAGGGCCGGGAGGGCAGGCGGCCTCACGGCAGCACGAGCACCCCGTCCACGCGCCGCGGGAAATCGACCGGCCCGTCACGCAGCTCGGCCGGCAGCTCGGCCTCCGGCGCGTTCTGCCACGCCACCGGCCGCAGGTACCGCCGGATCGAGGTCGCGCCCACCGAGGTGTGCACCGAGTCGGTCGAGGGCCACGGCCCGCCGTGGTGCTGCGCCCAGGCGACGGCCACTCC of the Herbiconiux flava genome contains:
- a CDS encoding LLM class flavin-dependent oxidoreductase, giving the protein MTVPLSILDLAPIAPGETARDSFAASVALAQQAETSGYRRVWYAEHHNMESIASSATAVLIAHVASQTSTIRLGAGGVMLPNHAPLTIAEQFGTLEALHPGRIDLGLGRAPGSDQATFRALRRDPASSERFPEDVLELQGFLAGESRVPGVGATPGAGSRVPLYILGSSLFGARLAAAYGLPYAFASHFAPDALHDAVATYRREFTPSEQLDRPHVIAGVNAIAADDRDDAEQQFARMKRARLMMLLRQSGRISLERQFGDDELDYLLTTPAGAHVATMTTYTGIGTGAEVADYVEDFARAADVDEVIVAHASLATDARVRSVELLADAHARVAA
- a CDS encoding TetR/AcrR family transcriptional regulator, with amino-acid sequence MSAAAGSNEELRRGLQESLDPRVARTRTGIAAAVHQLSDAGGELSVAAIARAAGISRASFYAHYASLDELADTLRRDAFLAIADLYQNDERPDAMRASQDRLVAHFAGNRALYAAVGALPVTKEGYLAGVRAMAAVIEEALLEHPARPAELAPEPTARYIVGAAYGLLDAWIAGEIVLEEEALADHLTRLLPSWFSGIR
- a CDS encoding zinc-binding dehydrogenase, whose product is MKATLVREIGAGFVTEDVELADPIGREVLVDVKASGLCHTDLTYSRNDLGSPLPMLLGHEVAGVVAAVGPGVTEFAVGDHVVGCLVQSCGKCEACLTGRTFQCEHPEATLRTGDEPARVSDSHGHRVEQVFGLGGFAQQALIHENQLVKVSDAIPFAQAALLGCGVVTGAGAVINTSNTQAGDSVVIIGAGGVGLNAINGAVVAGATTIIAVDVADDKLEKAKRFGATHTINSTKTDAVAEVMAITGRGADAAFDFVGIPAVTASGLEMVRPGGGLYLIGIIDPSATLPLLTIGLIGAQKRIQGVYMGSTTPKHDIPLYAELYLQGRFNLDDLMSREIALDGVEAGYELLRDPEVTRVVITSGLS
- a CDS encoding SDR family NAD(P)-dependent oxidoreductase gives rise to the protein MKDQIVVVTGSNGGIGAAMVEAYLRAGATVIGADRGDEGVDGLAAYYPLDVTEEAGVVSAVADIVATHGRIDALVHAAGVLGETPDPMRTSTAEFERIMSINATGTFTIVRETAQSMLDTGAAGTLLLFSSVAAKEGRRTYLPYNASKIAVLHIMWSMAQILGPSGISVNAITPGPVETNMWTQLADAAGTAVDSAARARAERAAQLPMQRFAQPDEVARAALFLTDPANRYITGVSLDVAGGAHLGMGS
- a CDS encoding sugar phosphate isomerase/epimerase family protein produces the protein MIIAGHTLGTPGRDLAEALSLFKEAGLDAAEVIYQEGYPAAIDPADPGSARSAVAAASAAGLPIVALTPYTTAINSLDQGEWQAGVDEFRACIEAAQQVGAKRVRVYAGSWHPGDADEAARWLRLAAALETLSVDAVHAGVVLCVENHFGTMTQTAADTARLVRQIDAPSVRVLYDQANLTFTHDEEWRAAFAVQGDLISHVHVKDLVFKDPDAPFRASDTARVKAEERAVRSRVVGEGVVPWAEIVGELVRRGYDDVLTLEYEYRWHPQDLPDPEIGFAQSAAALRTILDSTVVANEY
- a CDS encoding Gfo/Idh/MocA family protein; its protein translation is MSTERLRVGVAGAGNIATIAQLPTLVARDDIELTALVTRRDDPQPLMRRWGFRSAYPAVEAMLEAENLDALFVLTPRSEHLASTRSALEAGVDVFCEKPLATRAEDAQELAELADRSGRILMVGFNRRFAPVYEAGRAAFGESGASFCVAQKNRAGSEYRATFENAIHMVDLLRWYCGGEPVDVTAHAAGDDPWQEDGLSALVRFDNGHTGVLMAARNAGGWSEKLDAYGDEVTAAVTAPDRVAVTRDGATTVRDMSPEAFGWATATQTFGFAGAVHHFLDRVRDRREPLTSGAEAARTQLLLDRILAAAGLPTEEQPGRTWASYAKK